ATTGACGAAAGCCAGCGGGATGGCGGCGATATAGGCAGCCAACGAAGCCCTTCCCTTGAAGTCGCTGCCCAAAGCCCTGGCAAAAGCACTGTCCTGGCCATGCAGTCGGTGCAGCGCGGTGACGAGAATGGCGTAGGCGGCGGCGCACAGAGCGAGGTCGAGACCGTAGACGGCGACCGGAACCCTGGCGAAATGGTTCTCGCCCATGAAGGCGGTGGTCACCGGCATCAGCGACAGCCAGAACAGGAGATGCAGGTTCGCCCACAGAACGCCGCCATCGACGCGCTGCACGGTGTGGAACATGTTGTGCAGGTTGTTCCAGTAGATGCCGACATTGATGAAGGAGAGCACGTAGCACAGGAAGATCGGCCATTGTGGCAGAAGAGCGTAGAAGTCCTCGCCCTCCGGCACTTTCAGGTCCAGCACCATGATGGTGATGATGATGGCCGCCACCCCGTCCGTGAAGGCCTCGACCCGTCCCTTGCCCATGAACTCACCTTCCCCTTGAGCGGCCATCAGGAAGCCGCTCTACCCCTCTGTGGCGAAACGGATTTAGCCGTCGGCGTCGCGTCGCGCGCAAACAGAG
The nucleotide sequence above comes from Mesorhizobium shangrilense. Encoded proteins:
- a CDS encoding TMEM175 family protein, with the translated sequence MGKGRVEAFTDGVAAIIITIMVLDLKVPEGEDFYALLPQWPIFLCYVLSFINVGIYWNNLHNMFHTVQRVDGGVLWANLHLLFWLSLMPVTTAFMGENHFARVPVAVYGLDLALCAAAYAILVTALHRLHGQDSAFARALGSDFKGRASLAAYIAAIPLAFVNQWISVAIYVLVALVWLVPDTRFARVIEK